Proteins encoded together in one Telopea speciosissima isolate NSW1024214 ecotype Mountain lineage chromosome 4, Tspe_v1, whole genome shotgun sequence window:
- the LOC122657350 gene encoding uncharacterized protein LOC122657350: MAASANPSGNQEGSHGTSSYNGVASGGNPCNGNSSAVAENSGLAHTLKHNPGLSTEWTAEEQSIVDEGLTKFASESSIVRYAKIAMQLQDKTVRDVALRLRWMTKKENGKRRKEDHNFARKNKDKKEKVTEPSAKSTQLGARPNVPQYALPMIPNDDGISYEVIGGATGQMLEQNAQAFNQISVNLSAYQIQENINLFCQARDNILMILKDLNDMPGVMNQMPPLPVKVNEELVNSILPGTTLPMQS, encoded by the exons ATGGCTGCAAGTGCAAACCCTTCTGGGAATCAGGAAGGGAGCCATGGTACCTCTTCCTACAACGGTGTTGCCAGTGGTGGGAACCCTTGTAATGGCAATTCTAGTGCAGTAGCGGAAAATTCTGGTCTGGCCCATACATTGAAGCACAACCCCGGTCTGTCAACAGAGTGGACAGCGGAGGAGCAGTCGATCGTAGATGAAGGGCTTACCAA ATTTGCCTCTGAATCAAGTATAGTTCGTTATGCCAAGATTGCCATGCAATTGCAAGATAAGACAGTCCGAGATGTGGCATTGCGTCTTAGATGGATGACA aaaaaggaaaacggcaagagaaggaaagaggatCACAATTTTGCGAGgaaaaacaaggacaaaaag GAAAAAGTTACGGAACCTTCGGCAAAATCAACTCAGTTGGGAGCCCGACCAAATGTTCCTCAATATGCACTACCAATGATTCCTAATGATGATGGAATCTCTTACGAAG TTATTGGTGGAGCTACAGGACAAATGCTTGAGCAAAATGCACAGGCATTTAATCAAATTTCAGTCAATCTATCAGCTTATCAG ATACAGGAGAACATCAATCTCTTCTGCCAAGCTCGGGATAATATCCTCATGATCTTGAAGGA CTTGAATGACATGCCAGGTGTAATGAATCAGATGCCACCACTTccagtgaaagtgaatgaagaGCTTGTCAATTCTATCCTTCCTGGGACAACCCTCCCAATGCAATCATGA